The genome window aattaaatttgtttgatacGGTATTTCATGGCTATTGAAAAAATGGTTAATTGCCTCGTGCATACTGTCAGCTGTAGCGTTGGCTACTGGAAGTAGAGTAAGAAATTGGTCGGTGACTTCAAAGTTCTGGCATGTACGTACTACCATTGCTAAAATTTTCACTGAACTTATGTCAGTTGATTCATCCACTAACAGTGAAAActtgttagtttttaaataattgaccAAGTCTTCAAAACCAGTGGTCGCAATGACATTGTTGATAATAGCAGTACATTTTGTCCGATCGCATGTTAATTTTGCCAAATATTTAGGCTGAAGTTGTATGGAGTTTATTAAACTGACTAGATGGTCGGAAACATTAATGGGAATGTTGTGTTCAACGACAAATGAAACGATCCGAATTTcagtttctttaatatttttcaacatagCTTTTTGCTTAATCATCGAAGGCATATTAAAAACACTATCGACTTTGGCATTACTGGATAATTCGATGTGTTTTTTGGAACTGTTATGTTTTTGGACTGCTGATATGCCACCTTTGCAATCACATGCACAAGTCCTGCAGTGAAAATGTGTATCTCCTTTTTTACTAACAGATATCGATTTGCAAAATTTGGCGTTCGATTCCCAGGCCGTTTGATATTTATGGGTATAGGCCCACTTCTTCGGTTTTTGAGTGCCAGTTGTAGATGCAATCGGTTCTTGAGTATCAGACTCCATGTCGGAGTCAGTATGATATTCCATTTagctagaaattaaaaaaaattatgaaccagatacttaaatacttaatattgattaaattaattaataattacctatatatacagacGAGACAAATACAAAATGTCCGTCAACTGACAACTCGCAACACAGTGAACACACGTCGAGAATCGGATCGACCCTTATCACTTTTGACGAAAAACTGAAATACTGAACTGAATAGTGAATAAGAAAAAGATTATTGATAATGCAATGTTCTTAACAATTAACCATGGTCACGTTTGGCTATTCTGTGATACGACCGAATTTAGATAGGACGATAAGAAGATTTTGTTTTCGGTCAAAAATATtccggaaaaaaaatgttaaattaatttcacatCACTAAATTGAATATTCAGACATTTTTCACCAATTTTccccaaaacataatattgtcgccaaaaattaatgaatttcaaaagttttttcTCCAAATCcccaaaatgttgaaaattctCCAAATTTGGGGAAAAATCCCCAAATCTGGCAACACTGGCTTCAGCACAATACTCTCTCCCGGCGGTTACATTGCCGTAGTTGGCACGGTGAACGGCCACCTAGATCTCCGGTTAACTAGATCCTCAAGATCTAAATGACACGAAGGGGATCTAGTTAACAGGGGATCTAAATTACCATGAGGAACTAGTTGACCGTAGGAGATCTAGTTGTCTCGGGAtctaaattaccaaaaaaattcataaatatattaagatttaaaaatttcaaatatttataaaaagaattATTGGGACTTGAAAGTTTTTGCCACAAagggtacctatttatattgttatttaacatgttattaacaatatttagctctaaaacttgtgatatttcacttatcgaatttgaattattgagtttagtaattaaaatatcaaaaattgactTCTATACAGACACAGATTAACTTCTTTTCTACAATATATGTCATAGGTGTTTTTACTCTCAAACCTCTCAATAAACCATAtcattcaaaatacaaaaatcaattttcatagCATTTGTACATGGtatcacagaatataacaatTCATACcccttaataatattgatttattactaAACTATTGAAGTATTGTCTTTGTGTTACATGAGTTTACATGTGTCTCAGCTCACAAGTCTATCTATAACTGTAtctttaaaattagaattaacttttaaatattaaaaaagtacctatatttaaataatttaatttgtctttaaactttaataattatcaaaaagcAAAGAATTCTACCTCatagatataaaagtaaatCTGATAAAtaacattagttattatagttatgagtaataacttattactgaTACAGCGTGGGTTGAAAATGAAAAGATTCCTTCTATgtccacttttttcaaattcaatcgtttttttgtacacatttgtttaattttcaattttgcatcttttaattcaaaaattgtgtttttacatACAATACTTACTGAGATACAGAAAATTAAAAGGTTCTATGTcatgaaaaattactaaatcGTGATTATAGTTTTAGTTCGATCAAAGATTTCTATATAATAGAAGTAGACAAGTAGTATAGAACTATAGAAGTCTGTGAGTTCGATAGAACTTTTTTATTCTGATAAGTTTACGTAACGAAAAGGTTCTATCgttatgttattaaatgttgGTTAGTAGTACAGTACCTATTAAAAGGTTTTATCAATAATACGTCATGTCAATGCCCGCCTAAtacttaatattcattattcacgaTGTatctgataataattgtattcatttatttattaaaattatggttaTATTAATAAGATAACCTGAAAAAAGATATTGGGTATTAAAGTCAAGAACTAGAGTTAGATGATTTCTAAGATTTCATGAGTTAAAAACTGCTCTGCTGAACAATTGGATATTGTGacatagaaccttttcattctcaaCCCGTTACAGAACgagtgtacattttatattttcagattatcttatgagttatgagttataacaAAGACAATtatgtttcatttatttttagtttaatgtcCTGCTAATCAAGAGATTTATTTTCCAtaacttgtaatttttaatacaattcaatacaaatttttacaataaaagtgTCTTGTATCTTTTATTCTTTTGGCAAAATAAGATTCATGANNNNNNNNNNNNNNNNNNNNNNNNNNNNNNNNNNNNNNNNNNNNNNNNNNNNNNNNNNNNNNNNNNNNNNNNNNNNNNNNNNNNNNNNNNNNNNNNNNNNNNNNNNNNNNNNNNNNNNNNNNNNNNNNNNNNNNNNNNNNNNNNNNNNNNNNNNNNNNNNNNNNNNNNNNNNNNNNNNNNNNNNNNNNNNNNNNNNNNNNNNNNNNNNNNNNNNNNNNNNNNNNNNNNNNNNNNNNNNNNNNNNNNNNNNNNNNNNNNNNNNNNNNNNNNNNNNNNNNNNNNNNNNNNNNNNNNNNNNNNNNNNNNNNNNNNNNNNNNNNNNNNNNNNNNNNNNNNNNNNNNNNNNNNNNNNNNNNNNNNNNNNNNNNNNNNNNNNNNNNNNNNNNNNNNNNNNNNNNNNNNNNNNNNNNNNNNNNNNNNNNNNNNNNNNNNNNNNNNNNNNNNNNNNNNNNNNNNNNNNNNNNNNNNNNNNNNNNNNNNNNNNNNNNNNNNNNNNNNNNNNNNNNNNNNNNNNNNNNNNNNNNNNNNNNNNNNNNNNNNNNNNNNNNNNNNNNNNNNNNNNNNNNNNNNNNNNNNNNNNNNNNNNNNNNNNNNNNNNNNNNNNNNNNNNNNNNNNNNNNNNNNNNNNNNNNNNNNNNNNNNNNNNNNNNNNNNNNNNNNNNNNNNNNNNNNNNNNNNNNNNNNNNNNNNNNNNNNNNNNNNNNNNNNNNNNNNNNNNNNNNNNNNNNNNNNNNNNNNNNNNNNNNNNNNNNNNNNNNNNNNNNNNNNNNNNNNNNNNNNNNNNNNNNNNNNNNNNNNNNNNNNNNNNNNNNNNNNNNNNNNNNNNNNNNNNNNNNNNNNNNNNNNNNNNNNNNNNNNNNNNNNNNNNNNNNNNNNNNNNNNNNNNNNNNNNNNNNNNNNNNNNNNNNNNNNNNNNNNNNNNNNNNNNNNNNNNNNNNNNNNNNNNNNNNNNNNNNNNNNNNNNNNNNNNNNNNNNNNNNNNNNNNNNNNNNNNNNNNNNNNNNNNNNNNNNNNNNNNNNNNNNNNNNNNNNNNNNNNNNNNNNNNNNNNNNNNNNNNNNNNNNNNNNNNNNNNNNNNNNNNNNNNNNNNNNNNNNNNNNNNNNNNNNNNNNNNNNNNNNNNNNNNNNNNNNNNNNNNNNNNNNNNNNNNNNNNNNNNNNNNNNNNNNNNNNNNNNNNNNNNNNNNNNNNNNNNNNNNNNNNNNNNNNNNNNNNNNNNNNNNNNNNNNNNNNNNNNNNNNNNNNNNNNNNNNNNNNNNNNNNNNNNNNNNNNNNNNNNNNNNNNNNNNNNNNNNNNNNNNNNNNNNNNNNNNNNNNNNNNNNNNNNNNNNNNNNNNNNNNNNNNNNNNNNNNNNNNNNNNNNNNNNNNNNNNNNNNNNNNNNNNNNNNNNNNNNNNNNNNNNNNNNNNNNNNNNNNNNNNNNNNNNNNNNNNNNNNNNNNNNNNNNNNNNNNNNNNNNNNNNNNNNNNNNNNNNNNNNNNNNNNNNNNNNNNNNNNNNNNNNNNNNNNNNNNNNNNNNNNNNNNNNNNNNNNNNNNNNNNNNNNNNNNNNNNNNNNNNNNNNNNNNNNNNNNNNNNNNNNNNNNNNNNNNNNNNNNNNNNNNNNNNNNNNNNNNNNNNNNNNNNNNNNNNNNNNNNNNNNNNNNNNNNNNNNNNNNNNNNNNNNNNNNNNNNNNNNNNNNNNtataggtacctaatacctatataatagtttaaataattaatttaatttaataataaacattattattactcagAAATATCCACGGTTCTGGGTGGTGTCTGTTCCCCATATGCATTTGTAAGTGTTGATGGCTAACTTCAAGTACATTATTGGTGCGCCAAACCGTATCACTCACCGATAACATATCTGCGTTAACTCCtattattcataaaacataatataatatttagttagtaatattaaatatataactgtagatttttttatattaacagaCCTTGTAGCCATGTCGaccgataataattaaaaagtgcaTTAAATTGTTCTCTGTGATCGCCTAAACTTAACTGCACATTCTCGTGGTAGACATGTTTGACACTTTCAAAACCCTCCATTATCATGTTTTGTGGCAGAAGAGGTAATGCCATCAATAAATGGACAATATCATAGGCCCCTctattatttgtacataattctGTCAATCCTATATCCGTATATAAACATGATGAGTGTTAATTATGAATCTCAAAAtctatattgtctattataaGTCATTATATCCACATTTACTATttgttaatgtttaatataggcaatacaatagtcaataagtaTAACTTGTTGTTAAAGTGTGACCTGTCAATCTAtagaataataagaaaaaaagaaatttataagGATACGCTTATAGTTTACACTGTAAGAATATTAATTCCTAAGGCCcacaactgtataatataatatatacattcatagtattatatacattatgttacaGCCAAAGACGTTTAAGTATGTTTTACTACCAAAAATCATTGGTGAAGGGTCCTCTTAACATATTGTAGTCGTATGTTATGCAAGTATATTTAgtattgttagttgttacaagGATATGTATATTGtctatcaatatataattttatttgtttttaatttatttaattataaaaaccaaaaatactgttttaatttgatatgggttttaacttttcaaaacaacattataattcCATTTCCATAATTATAACTTGTATATAGCATGATCTGAATTCTCAATACGCTGATACTTGAATACTTATCAGATAAATACAGTAAATTAAATAGCTTaccaatattttcaactttcctCCAGACAGCTTGGGAAGAATGAAACCAACAACCTCGTACCTCAGCGTTAGGAAATATTGACATGATATGGATGATATTGCTGCcctttcaaaatccattattattgtcTGTGGTTGCCATTCCGGTACTAAAGTTAGGATTTGGTTAAACAGTGCTGAGTATGCACTCTCTGTTTTTCTAGACATGAGTGCAAACCCAATTGGAAACCcctaagataaaaatatttaatacatttaaataatttagctattttgttattgaataggtatatattttcaaactaaacTTACAGTGTTAAATGATATGCCCATTATTACATATAACTGTTTGCACTCATTACCAAATGATGGTTCACTTGAGAATGTTCCATCAAACAAAAAGGTTGAACCAGTTCTCAGTATGctgcaattttattatattattagtattatagttaaaattaacaatattttgtatttactttaTGACTTCAGGtagtataaaaagtaaaattactcCTTCTTGTGGAGTGTTACCGATTAGGCCTGAATACAAAGTTgaatcatttattttagttaaatgcGTATAGTCTCCAGTGAGTTGACTATGAAACTCCGCCATTGATCGNNNNNNNNNNNNNNNNNNNNNNNNNNNNNNNNNNNNNNNNNNNNNNNNNNAATATGCTAGTTTgtttttctactatttttaataaattattttggctAGCCTGTAattctttaatttgtttatcatatGATTCTGCGTCGGTATTATCTAATGtaccaaataatgttttttgtatttgaccTACTAGATTTACTAAACCCCTTCTTGCCCGGGTAATGGTATCTGTTTCATCTATAGATTGTAACATATAATTACGTTTCCTAGTAACTTCCTGCTCGAGACTTATAGACGCGATCTTAAAGTGTTCACAGAGTGTTTTAAACATACCTTCATATACATTTGTTAAATCGtcacataattttatagttttttcgtaaaaatatatcGCATCTTTAGTACgttgattaaaattatctaatttaacatatattattaatttccaatCGGAATTTGTTAATCGAAGTGGTCCCTGATTTTCAAAGTACATTCCATTTTCTTGGGACAGTTTCGTGGTTTGATACGGCTTTGTTTGTGCCAATGCGACTTGGAGCATGACGATCGTCATCATGATCCTAAAAAGTTtccttattacattattttatttacttacatatttatattttatttattgttttatcttaTCAATTAtggttatgattataattattttatatcttatttattccttaccatatatataatttattaagttttttttttttaactcagatTCTCATGGAAtctctttatgtgatttttatgcACCGTAACGTGTCTTTTCTCGCgcattattagaatattttccTTGTCTAATACATCGGTTACCTCATAGGGACCTGTTCATAATAGATTTAGTTTATTCTTTTGCGCGCATTCCCttaataaaatttgatctttaacaTGTATTTCTATAGGATTTTTATTGCTATCATAATTCTCTttggattttattttgcaatttattaACCTTTCCCTAGCTATTTTATGAGCCTCCTGCATTTTCTGTTTTAAATCGAAATAGTAATTGTCATAATTATATCTAGGTTCAGGTTCATGTGATAGCTTAATTGGTATCTCCAAATGTTTACCGTATAGTAGAGAATATGGTTGATAACCCGTTGATGTGTGCTCCGCGgtattataaacgaaaaatgcgTAGGGTAAGTACTCATcccaattgtttaattttttatcaacataatgCCTAAGATAGTCTGATAATGTTCTATGTGCTCTCTCCAAGGCTCCGTTGGGATCCGGGCGATAAGAACTTGtgtttatcttatttatttacaataatgtgcATACCtcggtaaatattttacttaaaaaaatcggTTCCCTGATCAGTTAATATGGTTCGTGGTATACCGTGTGtgcatacaaaatatgtaacgAATGCTTCAGCAATAGTATTAGCTGGGTGATTTGGGAAGGGGTTGcccattgtatattttgttaaatcgCATTGAAgtgttaatatatatgtattcccTGCTAATGTAGTGATCAGTGGCCCAACGATGtctaagtttattttttcaaatggttcAGAGCTAGTTGTCGTGATAACCATGGGTTGTTTTACTTTTGACATGATGagcaattttttatatattcgatTACATCTTCTTTTAACCCTCGccaattaaattgtgtttttattttctttattgttttatgtattcTGGCGTGTCCGCCGGTTACGGAGTCGTGACATtggttgaatataattaatttttcctcGTCACTGAATTCTAactttgaacaaataattatgtctATTCTTGTGTTTCGAAAAACATATCGAATCATAGCACGTACTTGTGCCCATTCTAATCGGTCGTTAAAACCCAATTTATTCAtagctaatttatttaatgattgttcctcacataatatttttagattcaatAGAGacagataaatattttcatacgtCGCCTTTTGTTTGTTTCTACTTTTGGtagttaagaatattatatacctatctttaTCCCGTAAATAATTTACTTCCCCGATTGCTTTGCTAGGTGTTAATTTTTGTCCGTttccaaatttttgttttatttcgtaATTTACCCctgacataaaattataatgtttttctatCTCTGATGCTATGGGGTATTCCACGGGTGACTCTATTAAGCTACCGTTTACTTCCTTTAcgtgtttattagttattaattgtgtttcgaatttatttaaaaatgcggGATTTCTTGTACGTCATTATAAGtacgaatatttttttcggTAATTAACGCGATTTGCATTGCTTGTTCAAGGGTGGTaggattttttgtttttacttcaaattttatttggtcGCTTAAACCGTTTATATAACTGACTAAAGCTTGTTCCCTAATATTGTCACGTAATANNNNNNNNNNNNNNNNNNNNNNNNNNNNNNNNNNNNNNNNNNNNNNNNNNNNNNNNNNNNNNNNNNNNNNNNNNNNNNNNNNNNNNNNNNNNNNNNNNNNNNNNNNNNNNNNNNNNNNNNNNNNNNNNNNNNNNNNNNNNNNNNNNNNNNNNNNNNNNNNNNNNNNNNNNNNNNNNNNNNNNNNNNNNNNNNNNNNNNNNNNNNNNNNNNNNNNNNNNNNNNNNNNNNNNNNNNNNNNNNNNNNNNNNNNNNNNNNNNNNNNNNNNNNNNNNNNNNNNNNNNNNNNNNNNNNNNNNNNNNNNNNNNNNNNNNNNNNNNNNNNNNNNNNNNNNNNNNNNNNNNNNNNNNNNNNNNNNNNNNNNNNNNNNNNNNNNNNNNNNNNNNNNNNNNNNNNNNNNNNNNNNNNNNNNNNNNNNNNNNNNNNNNNNNNNNNNNNNNNNNNNNNNNNNNNNNNNNNNNNNNNNNNNNNNNNNNNNNNNNNNNNNNNNNNNNNNNNNNNNNNNNNNNNNNNNNNNNNNNNNNNNNNNNNNNNNNNNNNNNNNNNNNNNNNNNNNNNN of Acyrthosiphon pisum isolate AL4f unplaced genomic scaffold, pea_aphid_22Mar2018_4r6ur Scaffold_20626;HRSCAF=21632, whole genome shotgun sequence contains these proteins:
- the LOC103307857 gene encoding uncharacterized protein LOC103307857, translated to MESDTQEPIASTTGTQKPKKWAYTHKYQTAWESNAKFCKSISVSKKGDTHFHCRTCACDCKGGISAVQKHNSSKKHIELSSNAKVDSVFNMPSMIKQKAMLKNIKETEIRIVSFVVEHNIPINVSDHLVSLINSIQLQPKYLAKLTCDRTKCTAIINNVIATTGFEDLVNYLKTNKFSLLVDESTDISSVKILAMVVRTCQNFEVTDQFLTLLPVANATADSMHEAINHFFNSHEIPYQTNLIGFAADGANAMNHDG
- the LOC107882411 gene encoding uncharacterized protein LOC107882411, which produces MALPLLPQNMIMEGFESVKHVYHENVQLSLGDHREQFNALFNYYRSTWLQGVNADMLSVSDTVWRTNNVLEVSHQHLQMHMGNRHHPEPWIFLSNNNVYY